From Theileria annulata chromosome 1, complete sequence, *** SEQUENCING IN PROGRESS ***, one genomic window encodes:
- a CDS encoding uncharacterized protein (SMART 1 transmembrane domain at aa 49-71;~1 probable transmembrane helix predicted for TA02975 by TMHMM2.0 at aa 49-71), with amino-acid sequence MRCVNSNYSKYQKYFNICLREWYYQHKNGSYYYYANIPGILFTPLKYCLFPNQSLIFIFTLIFSINYYFRINKRLNNSQILSNCAELHFNKFPLAKFDNISDVKRALHIGYDISFFKLFLNYLPQTSDTYNFIYCNTYDTLFNIYHKYSKRYKIDINSTFDNLNLLSGNLLNLQHLFNSQYFKCVVLYINSKNFKEILNKELIDNFHKILTSSGYVIVVTNDINVNNNLNVFFNKDWISGILGDKQSGNEDLRLYVGIKEKLEILDKIIFVHCFYKLNNNKPNQNLNKIVPHKIGSTSYLISEQCDLINSGNGNTDGDKNTGTKRVHNILKQQLNLLNSNSDPDPETDTNIESAASSVSRSVKRKSKPPTKSKNIKTDKNFIDLLTGDKATKAQTDTSFKFALNTSYLKFTQLFT; translated from the exons atgagatgtgtaaattctaattattctaaatatcaaaaatattttaatatttgtttgCGTGAATGGTACTATCAGCATAAAAACGGGAGTTATTACTACTACGCCAATATTCCTGGAATCCTTTTCACACCATTAAAGTATTGTTTATTCCCTAACCAATCTctaatattcatatttacactgatattttctattaattattactttAGGATTAATAAAAGGTTAAATAACAGTCAAATATTGAGTAATTGTGCAGAATTgcattttaataaatttccCTTGGCAAAATTCGATAATATTTCTGACGTCAAAAGAGCTTTGCACATTGGTTATGATATATctttttttaaacttttttTGAACTACTTACCACAAACTTCAGAcacatataattttatttactGTAACACATACGACACTCTTTTCAATATATACCACAAATACTCGaa aAGGTATAAAATTGACATAAATTCTACATTTGACAACTTGAATTTACTGAGTGGGAATCTTCTTAACCTTCAACACCTCTTCAACTCTCAATATTTCAAATGTGTAGTTCTATACATCAATTCAAAAAA TTTCAaggaaatattaaataaagaattaattgataattttcataaaatattGACGTCATCTGGCTATGTAATAGTAGTAACAAACGATATTAATGTGAACAACAACCTCAACGTATTCTTCAAT aaagATTGGATAAGCGGGATCCTAGGGGATAAACAAAGTGGAAACGAGGATTTGAGATTATATGTAGGAATTAAAGAGAAATTGGAAATCCtggataaaattatatttgttcattgcttctataaattaaataataataaaccAAACCAGAACTTGAATAAAATA GTACCACACAAAATTGG ATCAActtcatatttaataagCGAACAATgtgatttaattaattccGGCAATGGAAACACAGACGGTGATAAAAATACAGGTACAAAACGGGTTCACAATATACTGAAACAACAACttaatcttttaaattctaattcCGATCCGGATCCTGAAACCGATACTAATATAGAATCTGCTGCTAGTTCAGTCAGTAGAAGTGTGAAAAGGAAAAGCAAACCTCCCACtaaaagtaaaaatattaaaactgataaaaattttattgatttGCTAACTGGTGATAAGGCCACTAAAGCACAGACAGATACTTCCTTTAAGTTTGCACTAAATACATCCTATTTAAAGTTTACTCAATTATTTACTTAA
- a CDS encoding DNA-directed RNA polymerase III (-specific) subunit (RPC34) (Tap152h01.q1c.C.cand.25 - score = 83.65;~SMART pfam:RNA_pol_Rpc34 (PF05150) at aa 7-297, E()=2.30e-08; 4 transmembrane domains at aa 298-317, 322-344, 408-430 and 437-459;~4 probable transmembrane helices predicted for TA02970 by TMHMM2.0 at aa 298-317, 322-344, 408-430 and 437-459), producing MNLDDEIVVARELASNNDNKFTERIFQQNIQKFRNLLQTSTPYSLSDFEKFLKKLTSSRLFGILVDDNNQKYGVLRDDDLVGKLLKLKDIDYKIFCTIETAGDKGLWTADIRKILGLHINQVQRGVKYLYESNRLIRPITDVNYKSRKLFILSSLEPSTQITGGSFYNNGEFNELLVEKLQEQICSFLSNNQGSNLQQIITFLKETNIIRGLYIHIYWNRDKILQELLETDVNRIIKLLILENKIFNASLQNNQFIYIWCGNNNLKFIEDCFNVPCFGCNLSDSFHTENFEFIDGLKVGLVGICLSFLIWALFSILIRRYQFGKFIFGCFIGFYIFTMLKIWILDDFINNLHYSLGRLWFKFRRVIMSVEEGLYRLKLGFTYGLKDKLLFKVDRFFDNLVDDENLVKYISEGFVFGFLFFVLLIFYLITKCSDESRSLILIIFKDFFSICILSALFLVYTQNFNSLFTHWNLLKYF from the exons ATGAATTTGGATGATGAGATCGTGGTTGCCCGTGAATTGGCATCAAACAACGACAATAAATTCACCGAGCGGATTTTCCAGcaaaatattcaaaaatttagaaatttacTTCAAACTTCCACTCCTTACAGCCTTTCAGACTTTGAAAAGtttttaaagaaattaacCAGTTCTAGACTTTTTGGAATCTTAGTCGACGATAACAATCAAA AGTACGGTGTGTTAAGGGATGATGATTTGGTCGGAAAGTTGCTGAAACTGAAGGACATCGATTATAAAATCTTCTGTACAATAGAAACTGCAGGTGATAAAGGGTTATGGACTGCAGATATACGCAAAATTTTGGGATTACAT ATAAACCAAGTACAAAGAGgagttaaatatttgtacGAGTCGAATAGATTAATAAGGCCGATCACGGACGTTAATTACAAGAGCAGGAAGctgtttattttatcatctttGGAACCTTCAACTCAAATTACGGGCGGTTCATTCTACAATAATGGCGAATTTAACGAACTTCTAGTAGAAAAATTACAGGAACAAATTTGTTCATTCCTCTCTAACAATCAGGGCTCTAATCTACAGCAGATTATTACATTTCTCAAGgaaacaaatattatccGCGGC ttatatatacacatttattgGAATAGagataaaattttacagGAACTGCTGGAGACTGATGtaaatagaataattaagttGCTAATATTGGagaataaaatattcaacGCTTCCCTACAAAATAACCAATTCATCTAcatt TGGTGCGGCAACAATAACTTGAAGTTTATTGAAGATTGTTTTAATGTTCCGTGTTTTGGGTGCAATTTGTCAGACtctt TTCATACAGAGAACtttgaatttattgatGGGCTAAAGGTTGGTTTGGTAGGGATTTGTTTATCATTTCTAATTTGGGCATTATTTTCCATTTTGATTAGAAGGTACCAGTTTGggaaatttatttttggCTGTTTCATCGGATTCTACATATTTACGATGTTAAAAATTTGGATTCTCGACGATTTTATCAACAACTTACACTACTCTCTTGGAAGGCTTTGGTTCAAGTTTAGGAGGGTTATAATGTCAGTTGAGGAAGGATTATACCGTCTAAAACTGGGATTTACATATGGTTTAAAGGATAAATTACTATTTAAAGTAGATAGATTTTTTGACAACCTTGTGGATGATGAAAATCTGGTAAAATACATATCTGAAGGGTTTGTGTTTGGTTTCCTTTTTTTCGTACTACTAATTTTCTACCTAATTACAAAGTGCTCAGATGAAAGTCGTTCTTTGATTctgattatttttaagGATTTTTTCTccatttgtatattatcTGCTTTGTTCTTAGTTTATAcacaaaattttaattctcTATTCACTCACTGGAATCTACTCAAATACTTCTAA
- a CDS encoding uncharacterized protein (Tap152h01.q1c) — translation MDNNMLRDEDCPLPYIDFNKFCRYQSDMLLKETDLFFNNHNLRLKKYILPVKLPDWAKSFSDVLDTGEEYEPLTTIYRHKHFLKCRILHNYSYIETRWNRSNDPRNKNIPFDLRPLTTEILNQLDIIDEDILDPEFSGLLITLNTYPYYNEDKTSSGEAQENEKQPNNINGVEKVNGVKKNGPVCEKKQKYSKIICGALVECLITNERCIKSMWFHPNLSKHSSRLVLQNFLPRLMYEVFQLPSVIDESGKVSKFNKFTYIMHNDLDLFPRQCWLLFASIKKMSLPRHYEPSTFEDHPVSLVYGECHTDEVGYLKLRNEEENFDDNVTETNSPVSEDDDMTFNKNKLIHLDDYNIDLLNVQLNHSTMDPPTVIDNSSKSVEMVNSAVGSIKHNDKSTVSERMDFGSTRKSIQETDGKTINCVSNTSNNVDTNNNNPNNNSTVNPNLNGNAVNMNKVNSSIVDNKSKRNVKTVSGMNYEVSDNTKNRLIKLLNSNARINNLYKLFISVGSVNSTRNVSCTCRREKLKKNVDDQAWLDRLVGCSENYMYLMLPKRVERPRLGLLNRDGWRDLLITYVDNVLLHDLNKLLPDYLQTDDTLNTNINYNNNTEEWCQLKREDLIDVTSDTEVYMRLPDNYNN, via the exons ATGGATAACAATATGCTAAGAGATGAAGATTGCCCACTCCCATATATTGATTTCAACAAATTCTGTAGATACCAGTCGGACATGCTTCTGAAGGAAACTGACCTGTTTTTCAATAACCACAACCTGCGTCTGAAGAAGTACATTCTGCCAGTTAAACTACCGGACTGGGCTAAATCATTCTCTGACGTTTTGGATACAGGCGAAGAATACGAACCGTTAACAACCATTTATAGGCATAAGCACTTTCTTAAGTGTCGAATTCTTCACAATTATTCTTATAtag aaacTAGGTGGAATAGAAGCAACGATCCTAGAAATAAGAACATACCATTTGATTTAAGGCCATTAACAACTGAAATATTGAATCAGCTTGACATTATAGATGAGGATATCCTAGACCCTGAATTTTCAGGCCTTTTGATAACTCTGAATACGTACCCATACTACAACGAGGATAAAACGTCATCTGGGGAAGCACAGGAAAATGAAAAACAaccaaataatattaatggtGTTGAAAAGGTAAATGGAGTAAAGAAAAATGGACCAGTATGCGAAAAGAAGCAGAAATATAGCAAGATAATATGCGGAGCACTGGTGGAATGTCTGATAACCAACGAAAGATGTATCAAGTCAATGTGGTTTCACCCAAACCTAAGTAAGCACTCATCAAGGTTGGTTCTCCAAAATTTCTTGCCCAGATTAATGTACGAAGTATTTCAGCTACCATCAGTCATTGACGAAAGTGGCAAAGTTAGCAAGTTCAACAAGTTCACATATATCATGCACAACGATTTGGATCTTTTCCCAAGGCAGTGCTGGTTGCTCTTCGCAAGCATCAAAAAAATGTCGCTCCCGAGACATTACGAACCGAGCACATTCGAAGACCACCCAGTCTCACTAGTTTATGGAGAATGCCACACTGATGAAGTGGGTTATTTAAAGTTGAGAAACGAGGAGGAAAATTTCGACGATAACGTCACTGAAACAAACAGCCCAGTTTCTGAAGACGATGATATGACCTTTAACAAGAATAAACTAATTCACCTAGATGATTATAACATTGATCTACTTAACGTTCAATTGAATCATTCCACAATGGATCCGCCTACTGTTATTGATAACAGCTCCAAATCTGTCGAAATGGTAAATAGTGCTGTTGGTAGTATTAAACACAATGATAAATCCACGGTGAGTGAACGCATGGATTTTGGTAGCACTAGAAAAAGTATTCAAGAAACTGATGGTAAGACGATTAACTGTGTTTCAAATACTAGTAACAATGTtgatactaataataacaacCCCAACAACAATTCGACCGTCAATCCTAACTTAAACGGAAATGCTGTGAATATGAACAAGGTCAATAGTTCAAtagttgataataaaagtaaaagGAACGTAAAGACTGTTTCGGGTATGAATTATGAAGTTTCAGATAACACAAAGAATAGGCTGATAAAACTCTTAAACAGCAACGCTAGGATCAATAACCTCTACAAACTTTTTATCAGCGTTGGTAGCGTTAACAGCACACGGAACGTATCCTGTACTTGTAGACGTGAAAAACTCAAGAAAAACGTGGATGATCAGGCCTGGTTGGACCGTTTGGTAGGATGTTctgaaaattatatgtaCTTAATGTTGCCAAAAAGAGTCGAGAGACCAAGATTGGGACTATTAAACCGTGATGGTTGGAGAGATTTACTAATAACATATGTCGACAATGTATTGCTTCATGAT cTGAATAAATTGTTACCGGATTATCTACAAACTGATGATACCTTGAATACTAACATAAACTACAACAACAATACGGAAGAGTGGTGCCAGCTGAAAAGAGAAGATTTAATTGATGTAACAAGCGATACCGAAGTTTATATGAGACTACCGGACAATTAcaacaattaa
- a CDS encoding integral membrane protein (apical merozoite antigen), putative (Tap152h01.q1c.C.cand.25 - score = 83.65;~SMART pfam:AMA-1 (PF02430) at aa 204-739, E()=1.30e-16;~1 probable transmembrane helix predicted for TA02980 by TMHMM2.0 at aa 693-715) gives MKKIGLKIRAQKDKLNPVLGSNSDPSEEYDSFQQNVFTHQPTQLHKSHHYITHQKKTSQHIDDLNFYNGKFNQKSRIGPGKVVNNSRNLVEGETLSKDDNKTKSKIKSKTASILPRLLKSLSFLAVLGSINSFSLALEEPFTQHTSNRTPFEVSLIQSNSSLSPIHNSSTQNSSHHNGFSGSTVNNTSLIETRNNVLNRTLGRFGSFLQSGLISSRADKKKRSGMNRRGPKGKKGKGGEDEEKRNKWTDFMAKFDIAKVHGSGVYVDLGESATVGSYDYRMPIGKCPVVGKAIILENGADFLSSITHHDPKERGLGFPATKVASNSSKLDMENQLLSPISAQVLRSWNYKHESDLSNCAEYSRNIVPGSNRNSKYRYPFVYDESEKLCYILYSPMQYNQGVKYCDQDSPDEGTSSLACMYPDKSKEDSHLFYGTSGLHMDWPVVCPVYPIRDSIFGSYDDQKDECVPIEPIFEEEAEDYEACAKIIFEYSPSDVDISTNNQKLSDVDLYKEAMNNGKLSTALSIMFAPRYSEDRPIYTKGVGINWATYSVEEKKCNILDVVPSCLIISNGHYALTSLSSPNEEDAINYPCDIVQGKGFLKNPNGGKKNAQEPPKEPEPEEPKKEGAENKPKEKGKSEKKNEKSMPSGPFTPYTSLKKEGFECSKYTVERVNKSCGVYYECSETPVLFTKKNRIYLYIILAVSLVVLAVLAYFGYRYYSKNHLKKHNSQIYEDDNVNNYYNEDFDDEQDRDEYASNVRGDQIWSRHTPDRSEVTPVRISRLNH, from the coding sequence atgaaaaaaataGGACTTAAAATTAGGGCACAAAaggataaattaaatccTGTGTTAGGAAGCAACTCTGACCCTTCGGAAGAGTATGATTCATTCCAGCAAAATGTTTTCACTCATCAACCAACCCAACTACACAAATCTCATCACTACATTACACACCAGAAAAAAACCAGCCAACACATCGAcgatttaaatttttataatggaaaatttaatcaaaaGAGCAGAATTGGTCCAGGGAAGGTAGTAAATAACAGTAGGAATCTGGTAGAAGGTGAAACACTATCTAAGGATGacaataaaacaaaatCTAAAATAAAGTCAAAAACAGCATCAATTTTACCTAGACttttaaaatctttatcatttttagCTGTTTTAGGGtcaattaattcattttcattagCATTAGAGGAACCTTTTACTCAACACACTTCTAACCGAACGCCCTTTGAAGTATCATTAATTCAAAGCAACAGCAGTTTATCGCCTATTCATAATTCTTCAACTCAAAATTCAAGTCATCACAACGGTTTTAGTGGTAGTACCGTTAATAATACCTCATTAATAGAGACAAGGAATAACGTATTAAACAGAACACTAGGTAGATTCGGATCATTTTTGCAATCAGGATTGATAAGCAGTAGAGCAGACAAAAAGAAGCGGTCTGGTATGAATAGAAGAGGCCCTAAGGGGAAGAAAGGGAAGGGAGGAGAAGACGAAGAAAAGAGGAACAAGTGGACCGATTTCATGGCAAAGTTTGATATCGCTAAGGTCCACGGTTCAGGGGTTTACGTAGATTTGGGTGAATCTGCCACCGTTGGCAGTTATGACTACAGGATGCCTATAGGAAAATGTCCAGTTGTAGGTAAGGCAATCATACTCGAGAATGGAGCTGATTTTTTGAGCAGCATAACCCATCATGACCCCAAGGAGAGAGGGCTGGGGTTCCCTGCTACAAAAGTTGCCTCAAATTCATCAAAACTGGACATGGAGAACCAGCTCTTATCACCAATTAGTGCTCAGGTCCTAAGGAGCTGGAATTATAAACACGAATCAGATTTAAGTAATTGTGCTGAGTATTCGAGAAACATTGTTCCGGGCAGTAATCGTAATTCAAAGTATCGTTACCCGTTTGTATATGATGAGTCTGAGAAGctttgttatattttatatagtCCCATGCAATATAATCAGGGCGTAAAGTACTGTGACCAAGACTCTCCGGACGAAGGAACTAGCAGTTTAGCTTGTATGTACCCGGATAAGAGCAAGGAGGATTCACACCTATTTTACGGAACCAGCGGTCTTCACATGGACTGGCCTGTAGTTTGCCCAGTTTACCCTATTAGAGATTCGATTTTTGGATCCTACGACGACCAAAAGGACGAATGTGTTCCAATTGAGCCGATATTTGAGGAGGAGGCTGAAGATTATGAGGCATGTGCCAAGATAATTTTCGAGTATTCTCCAAGTGATGTTGATATTAGCACAAATAACCAGAAGCTTTCAGACGTCGACCTTTACAAGGAGGCGATGAATAATGGAAAGCTGAGCACTGCTCTTTCAATTATGTTTGCTCCTAGGTACTCTGAGGATCGTCCGATCTATACTAAAGGTGTCGGTATAAACTGGGCTACATACTCCGTCGAGGAAAAGAAATGTAACATTCTCGACGTTGTTCCCAGCTGTCTTATTATAAGTAACGGCCACTATGCCCTTACAAGTCTCAGCTCACCCAATGAAGAGGATGCTATAAATTACCCCTGCGATATCGTTCAGGGCAAGGGGTTTTTGAAGAACCCAAACGGTGGAAAAAAGAATGCTCAGGAACCGCCCAAGGAACCTGAACCTGAAGAACCTAAGAAGGAGGGTGCTGAAAACAAACCCAAAGAGAAAGGTAAATCTGAGAAAAAGAATGAAAAATCTATGCCTTCAGGACCATTCACGCCATACACTAGCTTGAAGAAGGAGGGTTTCGAGTGCAGTAAATACACTGTTGAGCGGGTGAACAAAAGCTGCGGCGTTTACTATGAATGCTCAGAAACGCCTGTATTATTTACCAAGAAGAATAGGATTTATCTATACATCATATTGGCAGTATCGCTTGTAGTACTGGCCGTCTTAGCCTACTTTGGATACAGGTACTACAGTAAGAATCACTTGAAAAAACACAATTCCCAGATATATGAAGATGATAACGTGAACAACTACTACAATGAGGACTTTGATGACGAACAAGATCGGGATGAATACGCTTCGAATGTTAGAGGTGATCAAATCTGGAGCAGACACACTCCAGACAGATCTGAAGTTACTCCAGTCAGAATCTCTAGGTTAAACcattaa
- a CDS encoding uncharacterized protein (Tap152h01.q1c.C.cand.24 - score = 25.81;~SMART 2 transmembrane domains at aa 85-107 and 122-141; pfam:CDC50 (PF03381) at aa 228-444, E()=1.10e-03;~3 probable transmembrane helices predicted for TA02985 by TMHMM2.0 at aa 85-107, 122-141 and 412-434) translates to MSDKSNKYLRKDRSRLYDGSERTSYVSLGSRRTLMRGLSRLSTNRTSFSSSVTVENEQQCQDILCKRGLFKRIFYNNFNNLFNKSLFILVNFSNQLFNLKLLLNIILDLMYCNNNCNKYGTILLIMFIINLIILISVFLINDPVTCKKELTGYKVGIEHSVMIGSEDCNLNKNEKLINFDEIYVYYKLFNYPFHFSSVYKLLSKMQISGKISRNHGDLQYCNTYTKILINGVNRILNPCGSHLVNVYNDQFKFFSSVSDKDNKKVIKEEEIELNESSEALTNNQEFAFIKNVSKEDKLNFNDYYWLDDALEYSNDYKVGLNKNYDLINGWNKGNKISKQLNTEKSGSGVRNGHFIQWLTPPPFPTFTKLYGILKGPLELPLKLQFNNNYDVTLYGGKKFIILKASRFNMGHLITFRILFSIFTVLSLIFALIMLLYKPKNMYSIFNLL, encoded by the exons atgtcGGATAAATCGAACAAATATTTACGCAAAGATAGGTCCAGATTATATGATGGGTCTGAAAGAACAAGTTACGTTAGCCTGGGTTCTAGAAGAACCTTGATGAGGGGCTTATCGCGACTGAGCACTAATAGAACTTCTTTCAGCTCTTCAGTTACTGTTGAAAACGAGCAACAGTGCCAAGATATACTTTGCAAGAGAGGCCtttttaaaagaattttctataataattttaacaatttattcaataaaaGTTTGTTTATACTAGTCAACTTTTCTAATCAgctatttaatttaaaattattattaaatattattttagatttaatGTATTGCAACAATAACTGCAATAAGTACGGGACAATACTGTTAATTATGTTTATCATAAACTTGATTATACTGATTAGCGTTTTCCTAATAAATGATCCTGTTACCTGTAAAAAGGAGCTCACCGGTTACAAAGTTGGGATTGAGCATTCGGTAATGATCGGTTCTGAAGATTGCAATTTGAATAAGAACGAAAAGCTAATAAACTTTGATGAAATCTACGTTTACTATAAGCTGTTCAATTACCCTTTCCACTTTTCAAGTGTTTATAAACTGCTTAGCAAAATGCAAATATCCGGAAAAATCTCACGTAATCACGGTGATTTACAATACTGTAATACATATACCAAGATTCTGATCAATG GGGTTAATAGAATCTTGAATCCATGCGGATCACATTTGGTTAACGTGTATAATGACCAGTTCAAGTTCTTTTCCTCAGTAAGCGATAAAGACAATAAAAAGGTTATCaaagaagaagaaattGAACTGAATGAATCAAGTGAAGCATTAACAAATAATCAAGAGTTCGCATTCATCAAGAATGTCTCAAAagaagataaattaaatttcaa TGATTATTATTGGTTGGATGACGCACTTGAATATTCAAATGACTATAAAGTTGGACTGAATAAGAATTATGATCTGATTAATGGATGGAATAAAGGAAATAAGATCTCTAAGCAGTTGAATACAGAAAAATCAGGTTCAGGTGTGAGGAATGGTCATTTTATACAATGGCTAACTCCGCCTCCGTTCCCAACCTTCACAAAGCTGTACGGAATTTTAAAAGGACCCTTAGAACTTCCTCTCAAGCTACAGTTTAACAACAACTATGATGTTACCCTCTATGGTGGAAAGaagtttattattttgaaGGCCTCGAGATTTAACATGGGTCACCTCATCACGTTTAGGATCTTGTTCTCAATATTCACTGTCTTATCCCTCATTTTTGCACTCATAATGTTACTATATAAACCGAAGAATATGTACAGTATATTTAATCTCTTATAA